The genomic segment ttaaaaaaaaaaaaaaaaaaaaaaaaaagaaaaagcctCAATATCCCATAAACATAAACATTTATAACTACAAGAACACAACTTTCAGATTGAAGGGACAAAACAATTTCTAAACTAAATGACACagaattttgctttttttttttttaattaactttgGTACATATTTACTAAAAgcaaaatatagcaaaataaaCAGAACAAGACATTAAAGTAGATATCATAATTCTCAATCATCTTTCTCCCTTCAATACTCACTCCTTCCCCATTTGAAATTTTTGTctgttgaaattttttataagtaaggaaaattcaattataaacatCATCAAAAACCCATTTTTAATCCATCAAATTCAATTACaacagacaaaaaaaaaaaaaaaaaaaaaaaaaaaaaaactaatatttcTGTGAATATTTCCATGAactgtttatttttatttattcatctATGCTTCGGCTTACCAGTTTTTTTCTTGTCAGTTTTAGCAACAGGTTTTCCAAAAACACTGCAAAACCCACAACCAGAAACTCTAGGAGATGGAGGATCCTCTGCTTGCTCGACCTTTACAGTACGGTATACCCGCCTATTTCCACCGTCTGATTTACTTCTTCTTAAATCAATTTTTTGATCATCTTTTTGATCTTGATTATCCTCTGGTTTCAGCTCTCCGGATATCAGTTTATCATCCCATACTAGACCAGATGATCCTTGCCTTCTAAAAGAAATAGCTGATCTTTGTAAACCATCCATAACCTTTTAATTTCTCTGatctctaaaaaaaatatggtAATATGAGGAGATGATGAAATGAAGGTTGGTGTCTAGAGAAATCTTTTTGGGGTGGTGGGCAATGttgaattatgaattatgaattggggaaatatgtatatatatgtggaaagataatacttttattataaaggagtaataaatttttataataattatttgtgAGTGCAATAAATATAATTGTTTTTGAGGAGGTAGAGTCATAGGTATTGACAAGGTAAAGGATAGGGAATAGGaaaatctatttatttatttattcaatctATTAGCCTAATTTTTTAAGAGGTACAGTATTAATGATGTGTGAAAAGTGATATAATCCATCCGTGATTATGTCGTTCAACGATATgaagaatataattttcatgtaaaaaaaaaattaaatatttttaaaatgatagAAAATCAGATTAGTtagtctttttttttgaaagagagGCACTATTTATTTACTTGTAGCCTCACTTTCAGATGACGGTTATGGATaactattaaaataacaaaatagttCCTCTACACAATTATCTTGCAGtgcaacacaataaaaaaaaaatgaaagattaGCAATATGGATACAAATCTTGCTCATTTGATAACTAGTGATTGGCTCTTAAATCTATtgaagaacaaaataaaatatcagaATGTATTGCTATTCTTCTTTTAACACCAAATGGTCGAACAAAGTATATAAAAACTGAATGAGAGAAAAACAAAACGTATTTTAGATAGAGATAATATAGGCAACTGAAATGTTTAGGATTTATTTATACAAATAATTTAGGGCTCCCTCATTTAAATTGATTCATtttcatcgtcatcatcatcaactaaATATCCTGCTGAAAAATATGGTCTAGGTGACAAAAGGTGACGGACAATCCAAACACGCACCCTCTTGAGAAGGAGTACCAGAGAAAGCGGTCAAATTTACCCCCAAAAGGTAAAAACCCTGCATAGAAAAGAATGTGATTGATGTATTATTGCCTCAAGATCAAAACTACCTACTAAAAACAACATTAGCCAAAACCAGGGTTGAGATAATATAATAGACCCGTTGTGTAAAAAAGTACAAAAGGGCAGGTAAGAAAATAACTAGACATCAAGGCAAGAAAGGCAACTAAAGAAACTATTTATAATCTAGAATGTAATTTTGGTGTCTCCAACTATTTCTATTTCAAGTCATGTCCTTGGAGAGGTGCAACTCACTCAAGTCATCCTTGATTTGCTCAACCCACATTTTCTTAGGTCTTCCTCAATTTTTCTTACCCTCCACTATAATGGTTTCTATCCTTCTGACGGGATAGTCGATTGACTtctttgcacatgcccaaatcattttaacttattttcacGCGTCTTAGCATATAGTGTGGCAACACCTAACTTCTCTCTAAACTCTTAGCTTTTGATCTTATCCATCATTGTtttaccacacatccacctcagcatacgcatctctgttacttttatcttttgctGTTTAATCTTCTTTATAGGCAAACACTCTGACTCATACAACAATGTTGGTCCAATGGCAACTCTGTTGAATTTACCTTTCAGTCTAGCCGGAAACTTCTTACCACATAACACTCCGATAGTCGCTCGCCATTTAAGCCAGCTCGCTTGCATACGATGTGTTAaatctccatcaatctccccattactttGGATAACAGAGCCTAAAACCAATAATTGCTATATGACTTCAACCCAACGATAGAATATTGTAATACTATAACCTTAGTAATTATTTATTACTTCTAAAAATATAATACTACTCAACCTCGATGTTAAAACATTGAACTCTGTTTAACACAACATAAATAACATTATTTTAATACTAAATTTTGAATATGTTACAATTTCTCACAAATTACGAAAAttgcaagaaattacaaaaGAATAAATTACATTAACGAAAAACATCAAGTATATTGAATCATGTAGAGTATTTTTAGaaagagtaaattaaaaaagaaagaaacatGAAGAAAACCctaattatgaaaaaattacaAGAGTTGGAATATACCGGTAAGAGGGAATCAGAGGCATAGTCTTAAGGTGATTCGGTCTTGTGAGCATGTGATGAAGTATGGGTTTGCGTTTCGACTTGTGTGGGAGGGGGTGAGGCTGACTATGAAAATTCACTTAGAGTTAGGGAcgaaagaagaaaaaatttgaaatgaaggaCATGGAGAGTGAGGTTACGACGGTAAGAATCGAATAAAGTCTAGGGTTAAAGGAATGCAAGTGTgtacaaaaatatattatatattttagagTTTGAGTCTAGGTCTAAGGTATAGGTCTATAGGTCGGTTGGGGTCCTGGTGTGGGTCTGAAGGTCTAGACCCGGACCAAGACCCATTGTTTATTTTTGAGGTACAAACTCAATCCAGACCCGAtggatttcaaaaaaaaaatgtgtgaaCAGTGCTAGTTGAATCAGCCCTTACTCTTCTCCTAGTCGGTGTAAAAGTAAGCGCTCTTTCCCTACCCGCTGTTACTGCTCGAGTAGGAGTTCTTGGAGATGAAAAGAGAGGAATGAGATGCAGCGCTTAGGTCCCTCTCCTAGCAGTCGAGTCACTTCATCCCTCTCGTCTTCTACACCGGCTACTGGTGGAGCTCCTGGGAAAAGAAGAAGGTACATACCAAGAGATGATATGCCAACAGCAGATGATTTCAAAATGAGTCAAAGAAGATCTTTTTACATATAGTCCAAACCAATGTAAACAGTTTAATAATACTGTCCACTtacacagcggaagacttatagtgATCTGaactgaatccgacctgtgatTCGATGATCCCAACAAACTAATATCAGAgttatttaaaacttttaacataattaagtaaatactatttacaaaacattatgaaacaatttaatttacaaatatctAATTTCAATTATGTGTTTCAAAAAGAAGTCCTCGCCTCGTACGTAACacataatataagtagacatcgTCTCCATAGAAGAGCTAACTTGAAAATAGATCTATCCCCCGTAAGTTATAGGCCCGATCaaaaactgtcaacaattgaattgttgagtaatcgaacaaactattacatttatatacaaaGTCATTAACAAATTACATCTCCAATTAAATTCCTTGCTCAATTGGTAACTacttataaacattattttattcaaattcaaactcttttaaaagaccgtttgctATCGACCTAAATACGGCTAAAAACTTTTATTAGTTCCTAACgaatcaaaatacggctattATTTTACAAGTCAATAGTGAACAGTACatcaaatgaaacatatgatttcattgccaaaaaaataaaacattatataccaaacgtatttaatcaaaactcatattaaaacaataatataacaatactttaaaacgtgggaatatatatGGACCGTcgggaagtaggcttgatctaaatcttgagaacacgggtgatcgtcatcaccgaaaatacggttcttggtAGAATAAAACGGGATCAGGGGTTCGAGACcaatccgaataaccattatctatttatcaagctataggatttcacaataatctggatataaatatccgttgtcAATTCCCAAAaatggacatttttcaatgtcgaacatttcgaTATAAAACGAGTCAATAAgtcacttgattttctttgaaatcaataaccataactcattttcatagtacaatatatttaaaacTCATATTTATAAAGCTATGAACatacaataaataattttggatCAAGGACTAGAAGCaaggtcaaacaaagtcaaaatccAAAATTTCGAACCTCAAAAATTATACGAtttttgctcaaatatcaatagcagtactaccacaccttataaaacataacttaaactttgaaatacttaaattaaatttaaaagaaagtAGTTTGCTTATAGGTTACTATCAATGGGTTTAACCAATTTTTAAACCAATCTTAAATCTCAAATACCCAATTTGATTCTAacccaaataatatcaactaatcaaataagaacTCATAACTAACCAATACCAATCAGTAAAACCcaattgaagaataaataataaccctaaacacttaataaaaggagtactcaatttgaaccccaactttaattatgaataagtcaattcaaaataatattctCGGATTTTCAAGACtccctgttagtattttgggcATAATTCTCTCCTCCAAACTCATTTTGAGGCGATTCAAGTAGCCACGCGACCGTGATTCCTAGCTCTACAAATCATATGCAGAAATAAGAACCTAAAAATGACGGTAACTATCTCGAAAACAGACAGGAACAAACGGAAAGAATCTTGTtctgaagactcaactctcttaaataatgataagaggagattgaagacttaattctctttaatgatgataattcaaaacacatattgattaaacaaataaattaagtaattacatttaattgtttaagtaagtttaaaatcatatttgatatacatttaattaatatatgtttaagttcGAAGTTAATGtgatatgcttaaagaacttaagtttattttataaggcttgaaatacgtttcaaagtcttgaagataattacgtttacaatcaggttagtttcgtaattatatttgaaatattttaataggtcaatgtttcttgaaattatatttgaaatattttaataggtcaatgtttcttgaaattatatttgaaatattttaataggtcaaggttcattaaaattaacttggatattatttgaattaaagttgaatatttttactacacgttttttgcttaacgtttaaatattttatatttaaacttaaacttaaatatgtggttaaaattaatttgatgaaaaatatagtacaaggtacacatgttttattataagTGGTtcacggctatatttaataattatgcaagatctagattttctattatttggatgagatttgaatttatactaaaaatagaaaatgacgatgctaaaaaataggaattaatttaaatggttatttaaatgttgataaatctggtttgtgcttattattcattatcttgtataagtactaacgtggcagcatagcattggacaattgcaaacacaatgacgaaattattattaagctgtcagtacacgtcagtttgaagataacctcaaaatcttgaagacaggcgctgaatgaccaggtcaacagaaaataacggatatgagccttcttgtttttgaagatgtgttgaggcgtaacactatatatatgaggcttcctcCCAGAACTAAGGATACATCTTGAtacaccacttcttacaactttctctcttgatttagaaattctctaagagttgtaatttgtaattcgtaattcttaattcttagttcatctaactcttacatttgtaataggcttaagagtttaaaaagagttagattaagtttaatacgcctaatcaagaatacttttttaaagtgttcaacttgtgaatctctattgtgagatttgggattttgcttttattaaagggacttgtaatacggttcttcaaggggaagaacgtggtgagaggagatagtgagatcttcttggttgtattaaagtcggattaataaaaggcgttgaaatcctacgggttgaaagagaacccataggcggggagtaggttagttagaaccgaacctcgttaacatatcgtgtgttatactttaaagtttatttttccgcacatacgattagtgtttacgaattagctcaaagctgttccagaagacagttttgacagactcctcaaactcttgagacaagctgtcagaaaagtttaaaaagcccaaactctctattcacccccgctctagagagtattcaacctcctattaactttcatttggtatcagagctgagtttcacacaaaaagattaatatcttgtgatggatccaataggagaagggttgttcgctcaaggacgttcgtgttcaagaccaccttttttttgcggtacaaatttctcacattggaaaactttgatgaaaatgttcgtgattgatcaagatatggaactttgggaaatcATAACTAAAAGACCTAAGATACCTAtaaaaaaggacgctcaaggaaatgatgtaataaagtccgaatccgaatattcacaaacagatttggaatgggtttccaaaaattatagggcaatgaatcaattgtgttgtgctttgaatggtactgaattTAATCGAGTTTCGTCATGTACAAGCgccaaagaaatatgggacaagttggttgtgacatatgaaggaacaagtcaagtgaaggaaacaaagatcaacatcctcatgcatcaatacgaaatgttcaagatgaaaaaggatgagaatataaatgaaatgtttactcgttttactttgattactaacagattgaattctcttggaaaaacttttactaatgcagaaaaagtccagaaagtcttaaggtgtcttccaagatccaaatggggtccaaaagtcaccgccatagaggaagctcaagacttgagagttctatcgcttgacgatctccttggaaaactaacaactcatgaacttaccctacatgatgatggagataatgatgtaataccaaccatgaaaaatcttgctctaaaggcaaagaaacctcatgaatcttcaagtgaaaatgaagatagtaatgatgaggaagatccatttgcgttaatcacaaaaggtcttgaaggaattatgaagatgcgaaaacgatttaagaaatttaaatcaagaaataaaggtaagtcttctaattctaattcaaattttaagactaacaaacttgcttgttttgagtgtggttctacagaacatatcgtaaagactgtcctaaaaagaaaagacaatcctacaaaaagaacaagaacaaacaagcgatggttgcaacttggagtgattccgaaggatcatccgaatccgaaactgaagatggacaagctcatgtatgtcttatggctagtaatgatgacaatgatgatttagatcaaaatcacaaagaggtacgtgactatcttaacacatgcttaaaagatgaattagttacaactctcgtagatatgtttcaaattgagaaaattttaaaagatgagaaaaacactttagaagatagaatacgtcattatgctaaaggttgtgaagaaatcataaataaaaatgaatcgctaaaggctgaaaaaacaaatcttgaaaagactgtcaagatcttgaaagaacagaatctcagccagactaaacagcttatcgatcttaagaatgagaacaatgatcttgaagccaggatcaaaaccttgaaaaattagtctgagaaaaatctacaagcattaaacaagcttaatgagtctgaatccaaattcactaaaatgcttacacgacaaaaaccaactagtgataaaagtggtattggttataatcatgttacacataactataagagtaaaaccacatttgtgaaaggtgcaaataaacataaacgtactcctacttgcacattttgttgcaaagaaggacatataagatttgcatgtccttataGACGTAAGGaagattatattatcaagaattcctttccttttgaattacgtggacagataaagcaaatatgggttcctaaagggacaagaccacccaacatggtctatcccgaatatggttccaaatttgtcacttggatagccaagtaaggttgagaaaggttattttttttgttttgtaggttaaaaaaaaatggattctggatagtggatgctcgaggcatatgagtggtaaaatttctttattttctgaaataaaagaaaaatgcaatggctcaatcacattaggagataaaggtaaatgcaaaattctaggcgttggtaaaattagtaagaatccatctaaaactattgataatgtttatttagttgaaggtcttaaatttaatttgctaagtgtgtctcaactatgtgataaaggtaatgaagtaatatttgacaaagaaaaatgtgttgttaaaaatcctaataccggagatactctcattactgctcttagaaatgataatgtttatgctttacatactaacgaaattgcagtgcagaatttcaagtgtttgaaagctattacaaataatccaaaactatggcatagacgtcttggtcatatcaatactcacaccatgtagaagttggtaagtaaagatttagttaagggacttccagctcttgactataaacaaagtcctatttgtgacgcatgcattaaaggtaaacaagtaagaagttcattcaaaccgaagaaaatggtaagtacatcaagaccatgtgaactcttacatattaatttatgtggaccaatgcgtgtacggagcataaaaggtaaatcttatatcttagttatagttgatgattatctagatttacgtgggttgatttatgtggaccaatgcgtgtacggagcataaaaggtaaatcttatatcttagttatagttgatgattattctagatttacgtgggttgattttttgaaggataaaagtgaagccttgaaaccgttctcaagacgttgtaaagagatgcaaactcaactgaaccttccaatagtctcgattagaagtgaccatgggagagagtttgatcaactaggctttgactccttttgtgaaaaatatggcaTAACctataacttttcagctcctaggacaccccaacaaaacggtgtagttgaaaggaaaaatcgaaccttagaagaaatggcaaggacaatgcttattgaaaatggattagctaaacactattgggctgaggctgtaaacacagctaattatgttttaaatagatgctttataagacccatacttaagaaaactccctatgagttattcaaaggaagaaaaccgaatatagcatactttagaccatttggttgcaaatgttttattcataataatggtaaagacaatttaggtaaatttgatgctagaagtgatgatgGTATATTCCTTGGATACTCACTGAAcagtaaagcttacagagtgctaaacaaacgtacaggtatagttgaagaaagtatacatgttgtttttgatgaatccgaaaatgaaattttaaatgaaggatttaaggaattaaaccttaataaacatgttgatgatttaagtgatcatgaactggatattaaaaatgttaatgcaactaaaaagattaacatgcaggataccatgcaaagtattgaggatgaaggaaaacaggttgttaacattaaagactcacagtctgatcttgagacccaacctcaagaacttgagatagcttctgaacatactgcttttgaaacaccaattagaaattcctcaaatgtagtaagtacaagttctttgaatgaaaacacaccatccatactacgaagaagaattaggaagtcatatcaacatcctccagaaaacattataagtgatccaaacaaaggtacgcaaactcgatcctctcttaaaaatctatgtgcattctctgcttttgtttctctagtagaacctaaagatgttaaagaagcattacaagaaccaaagtggatcattgcaatgcaaaatgaattaaatgaattcgaaaggaacaaagtttgggatctagtagaaagacctccagatcgtactatcattgtaacaagatgggtctttcgtaataaacttaatgaggatggagatattgtaaggaataaagcaagactggtagctcaaggatataatcaagaagaaggtatagattatgatgaaactttcgcacctgtTGCAAGTtactttatctacagctgaagctgaatacatagctgccggtgcataTTGCTCTCAAAtattatggattgctcaacaacttagagaccttggaattgatttcaaaggtataccaataaagtgtgataatacaagtgcaatttgtattacaaagaatcctgtgcaacattctcgtactaaacacattgaggtacatcaccattttataagagatcatgttgaaaaaggtaatatttctttatcttttatatctactaaaaatcaattagcggatatatttacaaaacctttaagtgctgatcgttttgcttatatacgtatggaacttggcatgctaaatgacgttgcatgaattaagggggagtaataaCAAAGGGTAATAACGAAGAGTTATAACAAAGAGTAATGGCATATGAataaaaggattgagacgttaattaaataccaagtatgtattaagggggagcattacatattattgtgattatatatgtatgtttatgcatgtatttgagaattgaaaatttgatttcaatttcttaaacattatttgttttataaatatgggatttataattaaatacctttaattaataaaggatatttaattatttttaaaacaaaattgtttgtttaaaattatttgtgaacatcatcaatgcattaaaaacatgttcatgattttggttaaaatccaattaatctcataattgcattTCCATTTGTTCACGGTTAAAAACACTTGTTCACTTTGATAAACAAACCGGTCAAGCTCCACACACCTTTTGCATtccttgtgttgtcaaatcaatcaattgaaagtacaaatgcattgtact from the Amaranthus tricolor cultivar Red isolate AtriRed21 chromosome 12, ASM2621246v1, whole genome shotgun sequence genome contains:
- the LOC130828627 gene encoding uncharacterized protein At1g15400-like — protein: MDGLQRSAISFRRQGSSGLVWDDKLISGELKPEDNQDQKDDQKIDLRRSKSDGGNRRVYRTVKVEQAEDPPSPRVSGCGFCSVFGKPVAKTDKKKTGKPKHR